A window of Pullulanibacillus sp. KACC 23026 genomic DNA:
GACCTTCCCAGCTTGACATGCCAGGGATAACGTTTACTACTTTAGAAAAGCCTTTTTTGGTTAAGGCTTGTGACGCCCTATCACTTCTGTGGCCCGAACGGCACACCACATAAATTTCAGCATCTTTTTCCAATTCGTCAAAGCGTTCTTCAAGTTCGCCTAACGGGATATGTTTGGCTCCAGGGATGTGCCCAAATGCATACTCGGCTGATTCACGAACATCTAAAATCGTTATGTTTTCTTTCCCTTCGATTTTCTTACGTAAGGTGTCTAGATCCATGACATTTGAATGATGGGTCTCCGTTGTTTCTTCCTCAGGAAGTGCTTTCCGAAGATAGTGCTTTAAAACAGTCCCATCCTCTAGTGTTCCAATGTAGTGATGACCTGTACTTCTGGCCCAAGCTTGGATATCCGCCGTTGACCCTTTGTCAGTCGCTTGAACTTCCATGACTTGACCGGGTTTCAATTGATCAATCGCTTTCTTAGTTCGTATAATGGGCATTGGACAGGCCAGTCCTTTTGCATCTAATACCTTATTCGTCTGAATGACTTTCATAATAGTCCTCCTTTTAAAGTTATTGACTATACTTGGCATTCCAGGCTGTCATGCCGCCCACCAAGTTTATAGCTTGAAGTCCCTCTCTTTGTAGGATTTCACAAGCTTTTGCGCTTCGTCCTCCTGAGCGGCACACCATGATATGTTTGGCCGTCTTATCCAACTCCTTCAGCCGATTTTCGAGATCTCCTAAACGAATAGGTTTGGCACCCGGGATCATACCTTGGGCTACTTCATCATCTTCACGAACATCCACAATACTTAAATTCTCCCCATGTTTAATAGCTTCATATAGATCGTCTGGCAAGATTATTTGAACCATCCATAATGCTCCCTCTCAAAATATTTTACCAATACCCGTATAGGTATATAACTAATTAAAAAAAATAGGGGGGACTGACCTTCCCCAAAATTTTTTAACGGCTTTTAACTAGAAGATTAACAGCCTCTTTAATGAGTTCATCAGTCGATTCGCCCTTTTCAACTTGCTCACGTACACAGGCTTCAAGGTTAGAACTGACAATCACTCCAATCGCTCGATCTAAAGCAGATCGCACGGCTGCCATTTGAGTAACCAGGTCTTTGCAGTCTTTTTCTTCTTCCATCATTCTAATAATTCCTTTGACCTGCCCCTCGATACGACGCATTCTGTTTTTTACTTTTTCATCGTAATTCATTCTCTCCCCCCTCACCCTTTATGTTGTTATTTTATACCCCACAGGGTATGTGTGTCAACCTAAAAAAGTGAACTCCTGCCCGCTCCCAAATCACAAACGTTACCTTCTTTAATAGCGAGTTGTTCAAGAATTGGCTTAGGAGTAGGTATTTCTTATCTGTGATCACTTAAAAGTTTAGCCTCGTGTCCTGGATTAAG
This region includes:
- a CDS encoding sulfurtransferase TusA family protein, whose translation is MKVIQTNKVLDAKGLACPMPIIRTKKAIDQLKPGQVMEVQATDKGSTADIQAWARSTGHHYIGTLEDGTVLKHYLRKALPEEETTETHHSNVMDLDTLRKKIEGKENITILDVRESAEYAFGHIPGAKHIPLGELEERFDELEKDAEIYVVCRSGHRSDRASQALTKKGFSKVVNVIPGMSSWEGPIEK
- a CDS encoding rhodanese-like domain-containing protein; this translates as MVQIILPDDLYEAIKHGENLSIVDVREDDEVAQGMIPGAKPIRLGDLENRLKELDKTAKHIMVCRSGGRSAKACEILQREGLQAINLVGGMTAWNAKYSQ
- a CDS encoding metal-sensitive transcriptional regulator, which produces MNYDEKVKNRMRRIEGQVKGIIRMMEEEKDCKDLVTQMAAVRSALDRAIGVIVSSNLEACVREQVEKGESTDELIKEAVNLLVKSR